A genome region from Mycobacterium florentinum includes the following:
- a CDS encoding LLM class F420-dependent oxidoreductase — protein sequence MTHPVRIGVQLQPQHAPEYRHIRDAVRRCEDIGVDVAFTWDHFFPLYGDPDGAHFECWTVLAAWAEQTSRIEFGALVTCNSYRNPELLADMARTVDHISEGRLILGIGSGWKEKDYDEYGYEFGTAGTRLDDLAAAFPRITARLAKLNPAPTRDIPILIGGKGPRKTLRLVAEYGDIWHGFTTVDTYPAAAAVLDEHCAAVGRDPSTIERSAGVEDNSGVRRGEGIAGLIANAEGLTALGVTLLTVGVNGPDYDLSAAEALCRWRDSR from the coding sequence ATGACCCATCCCGTTCGCATCGGTGTCCAACTGCAGCCTCAGCACGCCCCTGAGTACCGCCACATCCGCGACGCGGTGCGCCGCTGCGAGGACATCGGGGTCGACGTCGCATTCACCTGGGACCATTTCTTTCCGCTCTATGGTGATCCCGACGGCGCGCATTTCGAATGCTGGACCGTGCTGGCGGCCTGGGCCGAACAGACTTCGCGCATTGAGTTCGGCGCGCTGGTGACATGCAACTCGTATCGCAATCCGGAGTTACTGGCCGATATGGCGCGCACCGTCGATCACATTTCCGAGGGCCGGCTGATCCTGGGCATCGGATCCGGTTGGAAAGAAAAGGACTACGACGAGTACGGCTACGAATTCGGCACCGCGGGCACCCGCCTCGACGACCTGGCCGCGGCATTCCCCCGGATCACGGCGCGGCTGGCCAAGCTGAACCCCGCACCGACCCGCGACATCCCGATCCTGATCGGCGGCAAGGGTCCGCGAAAGACCTTGCGGCTGGTTGCCGAGTACGGCGATATCTGGCACGGCTTCACCACCGTCGACACCTACCCCGCGGCGGCGGCCGTGCTGGATGAACATTGCGCCGCCGTCGGGCGCGACCCGTCCACCATCGAGAGGTCGGCCGGTGTCGAGGACAACAGCGGAGTTCGCCGCGGCGAGGGCATCGCCGGGTTGATCGCCAACGCCGAGGGACTTACCGCGTTGGGGGTGACGCTGCTGACGGTCGGTGTCAACGGGCCCGATTACGACCTCAGCGCGGCCGAGGCATTGTGCCGCTGGCGCGACAGCCGATAG
- a CDS encoding amino acid ABC transporter ATP-binding protein → MTDDTAGRASVSLEARDIHKTLGGTKVLRGVTFEAPAGTTVAVIGPSGSGKSTLLRALNRLHEPDKGDILLDGKSVLDDDPDELRQRIGMVFQHYYLFPHLSILKNVALGPRKLRGLSTDAAKELALTQLERVGLKHKAGARPGMLSGGQQQRVAIARALAMAPQVMFFDEATSALDPEMVKGALQLIADLGADGMTMIVVTHEMGFARSTSDTVVFMDQGKVVESGPPEQIFEAAKTERLQRFLSQVL, encoded by the coding sequence ATGACCGACGACACCGCGGGCCGGGCGTCAGTCTCCCTGGAAGCCAGGGACATTCACAAAACCCTCGGTGGCACGAAGGTGCTGCGCGGCGTCACGTTCGAAGCCCCCGCGGGTACGACGGTAGCCGTGATCGGACCGTCCGGCTCGGGCAAGTCGACGCTGCTGCGCGCCCTCAATCGTCTTCACGAACCCGACAAAGGCGACATCCTGCTCGACGGGAAGTCGGTGCTGGACGACGATCCCGACGAACTCCGCCAGCGCATCGGCATGGTGTTCCAGCATTACTACCTGTTCCCGCATCTGAGCATCCTCAAGAACGTGGCGCTGGGCCCGCGCAAGTTGCGCGGCCTGTCCACGGACGCGGCCAAAGAACTCGCGCTTACCCAGCTGGAGCGAGTTGGCCTGAAGCACAAGGCCGGTGCCCGCCCCGGCATGCTCTCCGGCGGCCAGCAGCAACGCGTTGCGATCGCCCGCGCGCTGGCGATGGCGCCGCAGGTGATGTTCTTCGACGAGGCGACGTCCGCGCTGGATCCGGAGATGGTCAAGGGAGCTCTACAGCTCATCGCCGACCTCGGGGCCGACGGTATGACGATGATTGTGGTCACGCACGAAATGGGTTTCGCCCGCTCGACGTCGGACACCGTGGTGTTCATGGACCAGGGCAAGGTCGTGGAATCCGGGCCACCAGAGCAGATATTCGAAGCGGCCAAGACCGAGCGGCTGCAGCGATTCCTGTCCCAAGTGCTTTGA
- a CDS encoding sugar phosphate isomerase/epimerase family protein has translation MPSHQRLSVHNVTFYGAALAELETHWATLGVSRLSILDSQMLDSDFPKLLQHSAYTVEAVYHLFAGGRLTADPQAARDALLPVIDAAAGVGARMVYLLTGGRDTLTWNQAADRFAAMIAPCVAHARQAGVALAVENASSLYADLHIAHTLRDTVTLAEMSGLGVCIDVFHCWAEGDFEAMVRRALPRTELIQLSDYVLGDRALPGRAVPGDGTIPIEGFVANALANGYPHGFDLELIGPRIEQEGRLESARRACAVVGSMLDRLGA, from the coding sequence ATGCCGTCCCACCAGCGCCTGTCCGTGCACAACGTCACGTTCTACGGTGCCGCGTTGGCCGAGCTGGAGACGCACTGGGCAACGCTGGGCGTATCCCGGTTGAGCATCCTGGACAGCCAGATGCTCGATTCAGATTTTCCAAAGCTGTTGCAGCACAGTGCTTATACCGTGGAGGCGGTCTATCACCTGTTCGCCGGCGGCCGGCTGACCGCTGACCCGCAAGCCGCGCGGGATGCGCTGCTGCCGGTGATCGACGCCGCGGCCGGAGTCGGGGCGCGGATGGTCTACCTGCTCACCGGCGGCCGGGACACCCTCACCTGGAACCAGGCCGCCGACCGGTTCGCCGCGATGATCGCCCCCTGCGTCGCGCACGCCCGGCAGGCCGGCGTCGCGTTGGCCGTCGAGAATGCCTCCAGCCTGTACGCCGACCTGCACATCGCCCATACCCTGCGCGACACCGTTACGCTGGCCGAGATGAGCGGGCTCGGCGTCTGCATCGACGTGTTCCACTGCTGGGCGGAAGGCGATTTCGAGGCGATGGTGCGGCGGGCCCTGCCGAGAACCGAGCTCATCCAGCTCAGCGACTACGTACTCGGCGATCGCGCGCTGCCCGGCCGGGCGGTTCCCGGCGACGGCACGATTCCGATCGAAGGATTCGTCGCCAACGCGCTGGCGAACGGCTACCCGCATGGGTTCGACCTGGAACTGATCGGGCCCCGAATCGAGCAGGAGGGTCGTCTGGAATCCGCCCGGCGCGCCTGCGCGGTCGTTGGGTCGATGCTGGACAGATTGGGTGCGTGA
- a CDS encoding GntR family transcriptional regulator encodes MPKKYGVKEKDHVVNHILNLVLTGKLRSGDRVDRNEIAVGLGVSRVPIQEALIQLEHDGVVSTRYHRGAFVERFDEASVLEHYELDGMLNGIASARAARNPTPRILGQLDALMRALRTAKDSRVFAGLAAEYRRTVNDEYAGPRLHATIRASQDLIPRAFWMSYQNNRDDVLPYYEDETSAIHRLDPDAARAACVGRAYLMAQTMLAELFRRRVFAAPDDARQVDSDPLPILAGSEAICTQTSMAV; translated from the coding sequence ATGCCGAAGAAATATGGGGTCAAAGAGAAGGACCACGTTGTCAACCACATCCTCAACCTGGTTCTGACGGGGAAGCTGCGCAGCGGCGACCGGGTCGACCGCAACGAGATCGCAGTCGGCTTGGGCGTGAGTCGCGTCCCGATCCAAGAGGCCCTGATCCAACTCGAGCACGACGGCGTCGTGTCGACCCGCTATCACCGGGGCGCGTTCGTCGAACGGTTCGACGAAGCCAGCGTGCTCGAGCATTACGAGCTTGACGGCATGCTCAACGGCATCGCCTCGGCGCGCGCCGCACGCAACCCCACGCCGCGGATCCTCGGGCAGCTCGACGCGCTGATGCGCGCGCTGCGCACCGCGAAGGATTCCCGGGTCTTCGCCGGACTCGCCGCGGAATACCGGCGCACCGTCAACGACGAGTACGCCGGGCCACGACTGCACGCCACCATCCGCGCCTCGCAGGACCTCATCCCCCGCGCGTTCTGGATGAGCTACCAGAACAATCGCGACGACGTGCTGCCCTACTACGAGGACGAAACGTCGGCAATCCACCGGCTCGACCCGGATGCCGCGCGGGCGGCGTGCGTCGGCCGCGCCTACCTGATGGCGCAGACCATGTTGGCCGAACTGTTCCGGCGCAGGGTTTTTGCGGCACCTGACGACGCCCGCCAGGTTGATTCCGACCCGCTTCCGATACTGGCGGGGTCCGAGGCCATCTGCACACAGACGTCGATGGCGGTCTAA
- a CDS encoding SDR family oxidoreductase yields the protein MPTALITGAGGGIGSAIATALAPTHTLLLAGRPSARLDAVAQRLGATTFPLDLTDIDEIEASCEIVDELDVLVHNAGVFVPGRVAESHVDEWRATFSVNVFGAVALTLELLPALRSARGQVVFINSGAGRTVAPRMASYSASKFALRAFADSLRADEPGLRVTTIFPGRTDTEMQRDLVAFEGGEYDAANFLRPETVAAAVAHAVATPRDGHVHEVVLRPGRG from the coding sequence ATGCCAACCGCTCTCATCACCGGTGCCGGCGGCGGTATCGGCTCCGCCATCGCCACGGCGCTGGCCCCGACGCACACGCTGCTGCTGGCCGGTCGTCCGTCGGCCCGGCTCGACGCCGTCGCGCAGCGACTCGGCGCCACCACCTTCCCACTGGACTTGACCGACATCGACGAGATCGAGGCCAGCTGCGAAATCGTCGACGAGCTCGACGTGCTGGTACACAACGCGGGGGTGTTCGTTCCGGGCCGGGTCGCCGAGTCTCATGTCGACGAATGGCGTGCCACCTTCAGCGTGAATGTCTTTGGGGCGGTGGCCCTTACGCTGGAGCTGTTGCCCGCCCTGCGCAGCGCCCGTGGTCAGGTGGTGTTCATCAACTCCGGGGCGGGACGTACGGTTGCACCGAGGATGGCGTCCTATTCGGCCAGCAAATTCGCATTGCGCGCCTTCGCCGACTCGCTGCGCGCCGACGAGCCGGGCCTGCGAGTCACCACGATATTTCCGGGCCGCACCGACACCGAGATGCAGCGCGACCTCGTCGCGTTCGAGGGCGGTGAGTATGACGCCGCCAACTTCTTGCGACCCGAAACTGTCGCGGCGGCGGTCGCTCACGCAGTGGCCACTCCGCGCGACGGGCACGTCCACGAGGTGGTGCTGCGGCCGGGCCGGGGCTAG
- a CDS encoding alpha/beta fold hydrolase, producing the protein MTEISEDELAGLSEFSLLSENAEQAGVAGPLPDVERIEVDTPNGKVSTLRWGGGTPPRVVFLHGGGQNAHTWDTVIVGLGVPALAVDLPGHGHSGWREDGDYSPQHNADAVAPVLRDFAPNADLVVGMSLGGLTGIRVGAIAPELVRELVLVDVTPSALHRYAEMTTEQQGTVALVQGEREFPSFQAMLDATVAAAPHREVKALRRGVFHNSRRLENGNWAWRYDSIRKVPDFGDLWNDVDALTAPVTLVRGGSSPFVTDEDAAELTKRATHFRQAYVVENSGHSVQSDQPRALIELLTGVLGAR; encoded by the coding sequence GTGACCGAGATCTCCGAAGACGAACTGGCCGGGCTGTCCGAATTCTCGCTACTGTCCGAGAACGCCGAGCAGGCCGGTGTCGCGGGTCCGCTGCCCGACGTGGAGCGGATCGAGGTTGATACACCGAACGGCAAAGTCAGCACGCTGCGCTGGGGCGGCGGCACTCCCCCACGGGTCGTCTTTCTGCACGGTGGCGGGCAGAACGCCCACACCTGGGACACCGTCATCGTCGGCCTCGGTGTTCCGGCACTTGCCGTGGACCTGCCCGGCCATGGCCATTCCGGCTGGCGCGAAGACGGCGACTACTCCCCGCAGCACAATGCCGACGCCGTCGCGCCGGTGCTGCGCGACTTCGCACCCAATGCCGATCTCGTGGTTGGCATGTCGCTGGGCGGGCTGACCGGAATCCGGGTCGGCGCGATCGCACCGGAACTGGTCCGCGAACTCGTCCTCGTCGACGTCACCCCGTCGGCGTTGCATCGCTACGCCGAGATGACCACCGAGCAACAGGGCACCGTCGCGCTGGTGCAGGGCGAACGTGAGTTCCCCAGCTTCCAGGCCATGCTCGACGCGACCGTCGCCGCGGCACCGCACCGCGAAGTCAAGGCACTGCGCCGGGGCGTGTTCCACAATTCGCGCCGGCTCGAGAACGGCAACTGGGCATGGCGCTACGACAGCATCCGCAAAGTCCCCGACTTCGGTGATTTGTGGAATGACGTCGACGCGTTGACCGCACCCGTCACCCTGGTGCGCGGCGGTTCGTCGCCGTTCGTCACCGACGAGGATGCGGCCGAACTCACCAAGCGCGCAACGCATTTCCGGCAGGCATACGTCGTCGAGAACTCGGGGCATTCGGTGCAAAGCGATCAGCCCCGCGCGCTGATCGAGCTGTTGACCGGGGTGCTGGGCGCACGCTGA
- a CDS encoding ABC transporter substrate-binding protein/permease: MNSCEGPRAKRGAKLFGLAATILIVCGLVLAGPAFADRNQCAPGGVGSARPLPKDLTTVEGGVGRDEGNTTATVESLNAIDPGALGLSAPGVLTVGTLSDAPPSVCVDSTGVFTGFDNQLLRAIAKKIGLQIRFVSTDFSALLAQVASRRFDVGSASVQATAARRRTVGFTNGYDFGYYALVVPPGSPIKSFSDLAEGQRIGVVQGTVEEHYVVDTLRLQPVKYPGFATVYGSLKTHQIDAWVAPAALASNLMKPGDPAMVVANAFTPGHFVAYPVANENLPLINALNAGLDAVIADGTWAQLYSEWVPRPLPPGWKPGSKAAPTPHLPDFAAIAASLHKPAGPVTPKSTLAQLRDQFLDWDLYKQAIPILLETGLPNTLILTNSALVIGLVLGMVLAMASMSNSWWLRWPARVYTDIFRGLPEVVIILIIGMGIGPLVGGLTNNDPYPLGIAALGLMAAAYIGEILRSGIQSIDSGQLEASRALGFSYPAAMRLVVVPQGIRRVLPALVNQAIALLKGSALVYFLGLVAQQRELFQVGRDLNAQTGNLSPLVAAGLFYLLLTVPLTHLVNYIDTRLRSGSSADDSDEPSAMFTSTVGQGMI; the protein is encoded by the coding sequence ATGAACTCGTGCGAAGGCCCGCGCGCGAAGCGCGGAGCCAAGCTGTTCGGACTAGCCGCCACGATTTTGATCGTGTGCGGCCTGGTGCTGGCCGGACCCGCGTTCGCCGACAGGAATCAGTGCGCGCCGGGCGGGGTGGGTAGCGCGCGACCGTTGCCCAAGGACCTCACCACCGTCGAGGGCGGCGTCGGTCGCGACGAAGGCAACACGACCGCGACGGTCGAATCGCTCAATGCGATAGATCCCGGCGCGCTGGGCTTGAGTGCGCCGGGCGTTCTGACCGTCGGCACCCTGTCGGATGCGCCGCCATCGGTCTGCGTCGATTCGACAGGCGTATTCACCGGTTTCGACAATCAACTGCTGCGCGCGATCGCGAAAAAGATCGGCCTGCAAATCCGCTTTGTCAGTACGGATTTCTCCGCTCTGCTGGCCCAGGTAGCATCCCGGCGCTTCGATGTCGGTTCGGCCTCGGTACAAGCCACCGCCGCGCGGCGTCGCACCGTCGGGTTTACCAACGGCTACGACTTCGGCTACTACGCGCTCGTGGTGCCGCCCGGATCACCGATCAAGAGCTTCAGCGATCTGGCCGAGGGGCAGCGAATCGGTGTCGTCCAGGGCACCGTCGAAGAGCACTACGTCGTCGACACGCTGCGTCTGCAACCGGTCAAGTACCCCGGCTTCGCCACCGTCTACGGCAGCCTCAAGACACACCAGATCGATGCCTGGGTGGCGCCGGCCGCGCTGGCATCGAATCTGATGAAGCCGGGCGATCCCGCGATGGTGGTTGCGAACGCCTTCACGCCGGGTCACTTCGTCGCCTATCCGGTGGCCAACGAGAATTTGCCGCTGATCAATGCGCTCAACGCCGGGCTGGACGCCGTGATCGCCGACGGCACCTGGGCGCAGCTGTATTCCGAGTGGGTCCCGCGACCGCTGCCACCGGGCTGGAAACCCGGATCGAAAGCCGCCCCGACACCACACCTGCCGGACTTCGCCGCGATCGCTGCGAGCCTGCACAAGCCCGCGGGCCCGGTCACGCCGAAATCCACTCTCGCGCAATTGCGCGACCAATTCTTGGACTGGGATCTCTACAAGCAGGCCATCCCCATTCTGCTCGAGACGGGACTGCCCAACACGTTGATCCTGACCAACAGCGCCCTGGTCATCGGGCTGGTGCTCGGCATGGTGCTGGCCATGGCGAGCATGTCCAATTCCTGGTGGCTGCGCTGGCCGGCGCGGGTCTATACCGATATCTTCCGTGGCCTTCCCGAAGTGGTGATCATCCTCATCATCGGGATGGGCATCGGGCCGCTCGTGGGCGGGCTGACCAACAACGATCCCTACCCGTTGGGCATCGCCGCACTGGGGTTGATGGCCGCCGCCTACATCGGCGAGATTCTGCGCTCCGGAATCCAGAGCATCGACTCCGGCCAGCTGGAAGCCTCGCGCGCACTGGGATTCAGTTATCCGGCCGCGATGCGGCTGGTGGTGGTGCCGCAGGGCATCCGGCGCGTATTGCCCGCACTGGTCAATCAGGCCATCGCGTTGTTGAAGGGCTCCGCGCTGGTGTACTTCCTGGGCCTGGTCGCCCAGCAACGCGAGCTGTTCCAGGTGGGGCGGGACCTCAACGCGCAGACCGGCAACTTGTCGCCGCTGGTGGCCGCCGGCCTCTTCTACCTGTTGTTGACTGTTCCGTTAACACATTTGGTGAACTACATCGACACACGGCTGCGCAGCGGCAGCTCTGCCGACGATTCCGATGAACCTTCGGCGATGTTCACCTCCACCGTCGGCCAGGGCATGATATGA
- a CDS encoding DUF1214 domain-containing protein: MAFGDGADDAELRSAWTGFCARLQRAGDQVFKDANAASGAQRVDAFRFLTQNLGQAFDLSLETRDTGYPVLHTFCGPTRKLGGDCGDFTYQQVWIDGQSTYRLCGNRGTARFFNVTVQGARVPGPGVLHEPFGDTPEANLFGRQLGVGDDGEFEIYIGGTERGPNWLPTTEQSRKLFIRQGFDRWDELPAQMRIERIDMSEPKPLPSPAIMVEAMQWAGDFVTGLMSDWPEFPFSYGGVDAAHPNTFARVGTTDADSKRGRAAANMYWELAPDEALIVEFDAHAGLWMFTNMGVFFNSMDYLYRPVSYTPSRTKTDGDGRIRLVMAHRDPNVHNWLDTQGFERGNLTYRHMLDGEPAVLDTRVVKHDDIARVLPPDTVMVSAAERSAAMWERFRGIRRRYVL; the protein is encoded by the coding sequence ATGGCTTTCGGCGATGGTGCGGACGACGCGGAGCTGCGCTCGGCGTGGACCGGGTTCTGCGCGCGGCTGCAACGCGCGGGCGACCAGGTCTTCAAAGACGCCAACGCCGCGTCGGGCGCGCAGCGGGTGGACGCGTTCCGCTTCCTGACCCAGAACCTGGGCCAGGCCTTCGATCTGTCGCTCGAGACCCGCGACACCGGCTACCCCGTACTGCACACGTTCTGCGGCCCGACCCGCAAGCTCGGCGGGGATTGCGGGGACTTCACCTACCAGCAGGTCTGGATCGACGGGCAATCCACCTACCGGCTGTGCGGAAATCGTGGCACCGCAAGGTTTTTCAACGTCACCGTGCAGGGTGCGCGGGTTCCCGGGCCCGGCGTGCTGCACGAGCCGTTCGGTGACACACCGGAGGCCAACCTGTTCGGCCGTCAACTCGGCGTCGGCGACGACGGCGAATTCGAGATCTACATCGGCGGCACGGAGCGCGGCCCCAACTGGCTGCCGACCACCGAACAATCGCGAAAGCTGTTCATCCGCCAGGGATTCGACCGCTGGGACGAGCTGCCGGCGCAAATGCGGATCGAGCGCATCGACATGTCCGAGCCCAAACCGCTGCCCAGCCCCGCGATCATGGTCGAGGCGATGCAATGGGCCGGCGATTTCGTCACCGGCCTGATGTCGGACTGGCCTGAGTTTCCGTTCAGCTACGGCGGCGTCGACGCCGCGCACCCCAACACGTTTGCGCGCGTCGGCACGACCGACGCGGACAGCAAGCGCGGCCGCGCCGCCGCCAACATGTACTGGGAGCTGGCACCCGACGAAGCGCTGATCGTCGAATTCGACGCCCACGCCGGGCTGTGGATGTTCACCAACATGGGTGTCTTCTTCAACAGCATGGACTACCTCTACCGCCCGGTGAGCTACACGCCGAGCCGCACCAAAACCGACGGCGACGGCCGCATCCGGCTGGTCATGGCGCATCGTGATCCGAATGTCCACAACTGGCTGGACACCCAGGGCTTCGAGCGCGGGAACCTGACCTACCGCCACATGCTCGACGGCGAACCCGCCGTGCTGGACACTCGAGTCGTCAAACACGACGACATCGCGCGCGTGCTCCCGCCGGACACCGTCATGGTCAGCGCCGCCGAGCGCAGCGCCGCGATGTGGGAGCGATTCCGCGGCATTCGCCGCCGTTATGTCCTCTAG
- a CDS encoding sulfotransferase family protein, with product MTAQLDAAELLRRAQAETGLHDYGDPTLPERLAVAADHLNNLGMDADGTREAARVCHWLLTSRLEFIEDRNRYPIGDEVIEAPMFVTGEPRSGTTLMHALMSVDPRARALRFWEVMYPSPPPGLAAPDDSRRDRADADWREINAKMPKWLHSHPYNDMLGDGLPEDERTWAFDFRVMTPTAWWRVPMQSLVGGLATDPAAQYRLHKAMLQQLQYKRPRKYWVLKGFHGFRLQEMFAAYPDATLVWLHRDPVQVAASRTMMMADIAEGMVGPVDLHALAKVHLELTRAGVANTMSNPMVDDPRILHVRYTDFIADQVETVRRYYRFSGREVTPEAESAMRDYLANNRGDRYGKFRYSTQLLVDIGENLDDLHAEFRPFRERFGVAIENRG from the coding sequence GTGACCGCTCAACTGGATGCCGCCGAGTTGCTGCGCCGGGCGCAGGCCGAAACCGGGTTGCACGACTACGGCGACCCCACGTTGCCGGAGCGGCTCGCCGTCGCCGCAGACCATCTGAACAACCTCGGCATGGACGCCGACGGCACCCGTGAAGCGGCGCGGGTGTGCCACTGGTTGCTGACATCACGGCTGGAATTCATCGAGGACCGCAATCGCTACCCGATCGGTGACGAAGTGATCGAGGCGCCGATGTTCGTGACCGGCGAACCCCGTTCGGGGACAACGCTGATGCACGCACTGATGTCCGTCGATCCGCGCGCGCGGGCGCTGCGTTTCTGGGAGGTGATGTACCCGTCACCGCCGCCGGGGTTGGCCGCGCCGGACGACTCCCGCCGCGACCGGGCCGATGCGGACTGGCGCGAGATCAACGCGAAGATGCCCAAATGGCTGCACAGCCACCCCTACAACGACATGTTGGGCGACGGCTTGCCCGAGGACGAACGCACCTGGGCGTTCGACTTCCGGGTGATGACACCGACGGCGTGGTGGCGGGTGCCGATGCAGTCACTAGTCGGCGGCCTGGCCACCGATCCGGCCGCGCAGTACCGGCTGCACAAGGCGATGCTGCAACAGCTGCAGTACAAACGTCCGCGAAAATACTGGGTGCTGAAGGGTTTTCACGGCTTCCGGCTGCAGGAGATGTTCGCGGCCTACCCCGACGCCACCCTGGTGTGGCTGCACCGGGACCCGGTGCAGGTCGCGGCGTCGCGCACCATGATGATGGCCGATATCGCCGAGGGCATGGTCGGTCCGGTCGACCTGCACGCGCTGGCGAAAGTGCATCTGGAGTTGACCCGCGCCGGTGTCGCCAACACGATGAGCAACCCCATGGTCGACGATCCGCGCATCCTGCACGTCCGCTATACCGATTTCATCGCCGATCAGGTGGAAACCGTGCGGCGCTATTACCGGTTCAGCGGCCGGGAGGTCACCCCCGAAGCCGAATCCGCGATGCGCGACTATCTGGCCAACAATCGCGGCGACCGCTACGGCAAGTTCCGCTACTCCACGCAGCTGTTGGTGGACATCGGCGAAAACCTCGACGATTTGCACGCGGAATTCCGGCCCTTCCGCGAGCGATTCGGCGTCGCGATCGAAAACCGGGGCTGA
- a CDS encoding MarR family winged helix-turn-helix transcriptional regulator, whose protein sequence is MADSESTAAEVTELAEGLHRALSKLFSILRRGDPSGVVAGELTLAQLSILVTLLDQGPIRMTDLAAHERVRTPTTTVAIRRLEKIGLVKRSRDPSDLRAVLVDITPRGRAVHAESLANRHAALAAMLSQLPEADLNMLTSALASLERLASGEPTSGPAGGESPARKRA, encoded by the coding sequence ATGGCGGACAGCGAATCCACCGCAGCCGAGGTGACGGAGCTTGCGGAAGGCTTGCACCGCGCGCTGTCCAAGCTGTTTTCGATACTGCGCCGCGGTGACCCCAGCGGAGTAGTCGCGGGCGAATTGACCTTGGCGCAGTTGTCGATCCTGGTCACCCTGCTCGATCAAGGACCGATCCGGATGACGGATCTGGCCGCGCACGAACGGGTGCGGACCCCTACCACGACCGTGGCCATCCGCCGGCTGGAGAAGATCGGATTGGTGAAGCGCTCTCGCGACCCGTCCGACCTGCGGGCGGTGCTTGTCGATATCACGCCGCGCGGCCGCGCGGTCCATGCCGAGTCGTTGGCCAACCGGCACGCGGCCCTCGCGGCGATGCTCAGCCAACTCCCCGAGGCCGACCTGAACATGCTGACCAGTGCGCTGGCCTCACTGGAGCGCCTGGCCTCGGGCGAGCCGACATCGGGCCCCGCCGGAGGAGAATCGCCCGCACGCAAGCGTGCGTGA